From a single Lolium rigidum isolate FL_2022 chromosome 7, APGP_CSIRO_Lrig_0.1, whole genome shotgun sequence genomic region:
- the LOC124675782 gene encoding beta-glucosidase 12-like, with product MPGRAVLTFLLLAVASAAYDSVGLEPVSRRSFPKGFVFGTASSSYQYEGGAMEGGRGPSIWDNFTHQYPDKIFDKSNGDVAVDSYHLYKEDVRLMKDMGMDAYRFSISWTRILPDGTLRGGVNKEGILYYNNLINELLSKGLQPFVTLFHWDSPQALEDEYTGFLSHNIINDYKDYAEVCFKEFGDRVKHWITFNEPLSFCVASYALGVLAPGRCSPWEAGKCSAGDSGTEPYTVGHHQLLAHAAAFKLYKQKYQAVQKGKVGITLVTNWYVPFSHSKSDNAAAKRAIDFMLGWFMEPLKRGVYPQSMRKLVGNRLPRFTKEQSELVKGSFDFIGMNYYTANYAANLPPSDDLKKSYNTDAQANLTGVRNGVPIGPQAGTSPGTSWLYVYPQGFRDLLLYIKENYGNPTVYVTENGIGEPNNKSLTIQQALKDHARIDYHHKHLLALQSAIRDGANVKGYFAWSLLDDFEWVSGYTVRFGLHFVDYRDGQKRKRYPKQSARWFKKFLKR from the exons ATGCCTGGTCGTGCCGTCCTGACATTTCTCCTTCTGGCTGTCGCTTCCGCTGCCTACGACAGCGTCGGACTGGAGCCGGTAAGCCGGAGGAGCTTCCCCAAGGGCTTCGTCTTCGGGACGGCCTCCTCGTCCTACCAG TATGAGGGTGGTGCGATGGAGGGAGGCAGGGGACCAAGCATCTGGGACAACTTCACTCACCAATACCCAG ATAAAATTTTCGACAAAAGCAATGGGGATGTGGCAGTGGACTCTTACCATCTTTACAAG GAAGATGTGCGCCTCATGAAGGATATGGGAATGGATGCATACAGGTTCTCCATCTCATGGACAAGAATTCTTCCAG ATGGGACTCTTAGAGGTGGAGTGAACAAAGAAGGCATCCTATATTATAATAACTTGATTAATGAGCTCCTATCCAAAG GGCTGCAGCCATTTGTCACCCTTTTTCACTGGGATTCACCTCAGGCATTGGAAGATGAATATACAGGGTTTCTTAGCCATAATATCAT AAATGACTATAAGGATTACGCAGAAGTCTGCTTCAAAGAGTTCGGAGATCGAGTGAAGCATTGGATTACATTCAACGAGCCCTTGTCATTTTGCGTCGCGAGCTATGCGCTGGGAGTGCTTGCGCCAGGTCGGTGCTCGCCTTGGGAGGCGGGGAAATGCAGCGCTGGAGATTCAGGAACGGAGCCTTACACTGTAGGCCACCATCAGCTACTCGCCCATGCAGCGGCCTTCAAATTATACAAACAGAAATACCAG GCCGTCCAGAAGGGGAAGGTTGGGATAACTCTAGTCACAAACTGGTATGTTCCCTTCTCACATTCGAAGTCCGACAATGCTGCAGCGAAGCGTGCTATAGACTTCATGCTTGGATG GTTTATGGAACCACTCAAGAGAGGAGTCTACCCCCAGAGCATGAGAAAATTGGTCGGGAATCGCTTGCCGAGGTTCACAAAAGAACAATCTGAATTAGTCAAGGGTTCATTCGACTTCATTGGAATGAATTATTACACTGCAAACTATGCTGCTAACCTTCCTCCATCAGAtgacctgaagaaaagctacaataCAGATGCTCAAGCTAATCTTACTG GTGTTCGAAATGGCGTCCCCATAGGTCCTCAG GCTGGTACATCTCCCGGTACATCTTGGCTATATGTCTACCCGCAAGGGTTTCGTGATCTACTGCTTTATATCAAGGAGAACTACGGCAATCCTACAGTCTACGTCACTGAAAACG GCATCGGCGAACCCAACAACAAGAGCCTAACAATCCAGCAAGCCCTCAAGGATCACGCCAGGATAGACTACCACCACAAGCACCTTCTTGCGCTGCAGAGTGCCATAAG GGACGGGGCAAACGTGAAAGGGTACTTTGCGTGGTCTCTGCTCGACGACTTCGAGTGGGTAAGCGGGTACACCGTGCGTTTCGGGCTACACTTTGTGGACTACAGAGATGGGCAGAAGCGCAAGCGGTATCCCAAGCAGTCAGCACGCTGGTTCAAGAAGTTCCTCAAGAGATGA